One Primulina huaijiensis isolate GDHJ02 chromosome 5, ASM1229523v2, whole genome shotgun sequence DNA segment encodes these proteins:
- the LOC140976723 gene encoding protein neprosin-like, with the protein MAFSHSIFFKFLAAFFVIASSLSSHVFSGANLAGIHLRANQTFRPRNELHKLRRIRSYLKKINKQAVKTVKSPYGDVIDCVLAHHQPAFDHPKLKGQKPLEPPDRPKSNASNIDSITGIFQSWIDNGESCPEGSIPIRRTAEKDVLRASSIQRFGKKIARGVRRDTMSRDHEHAVAFVNGEEYYGAKASLNVWAPRVTDEYEFSLSQLWLISGSFGRDLNTIEAGWQISPELYGDNYPRFFTYWTTDAYQETGCYNLLCSGFVQINNRIAIGAAISPRSSYSSRQFDIGIMIWKDPKHGHWWLEFGPGLLVGYWPSFMFSHLQGHASMIQFGGEIVNTRSMGSHTSTQMGSGHFADEGFRKASYFRNLQVVDWDNNLIPLSNLHLLADHPNCYNIKAGKNSVWGNYFYYGGPGRNSRCP; encoded by the exons ATGGCTTTTTCTCATTCCATCTTTTTCAAATTTCTAGCAGCTTTCTTTGTTATTGCTTCTTCTCTCAGTAGTCATGTTTTCTCCGGCGCCAACCTCGCCGGTATCCATTTACGGGCTAATCAAACGTTCCGGCCGCGGAACGAGTTGCATAAGTTGAGGAGAATAAGGAGTTACCTTAAAAAGATCAACAAGCAAGCGGTCAAGACAGTTAAG AGTCCTTATGGTGATGTAATAGATTGTGTTTTAGCTCATCATCAACCAGCATTTGATCATCCTAAGCTCAAAGGACAGAAGCCACTG GAGCCACCTGACAGACCAAAGAGCAATGCGTCCAATATCGACTCCATTACAGGAATATTTCAATCATGGATCGACAACGGTGAATCGTGCCCGGAAGGAAGCATTCCGATAAGAAGAACAGCAGAGAAAGATGTTCTGAGGGCTAGTTCGATTCAAAGATTCGGTAAAAAAATCGCTAGGGGCGTTCGACGAGACACGATGAGTAGAGATCACGAG CATGCAGTTGCATTTGTGAATGGAGAGGAGTACTACGGAGCCAAGGCCAGCCTGAACGTGTGGGCGCCCCGCGTGACAGATGAATACGAATTCAGTCTCTCTCAATTATGGCTTATCTCTGGTTCCTTTGGTCGTGATCTCAACACCATTGAAGCCGGTTGGCAG ATCAGCCCGGAATTGTATGGAGACAACTATCCTAGGTTTTTCACGTATTGGACA ACGGATGCATACCAAGAAACAGGATGTTACAATTTACTATGTTCCGGATTTGTGCAAATTAACAACAGAATTGCCATTGGAGCAGCAATCTCTCCAAGGTCATCTTACAGTTCTAGGCAATTCGATATCGGCATTATGATATGGAAG GATCCGAAACACGGACACTGGTGGCTCGAATTCGGACCCGGGCTCCTTGTGGGGTATTGGCCATCGTTCATGTTTAGTCACTTACAAGGGCACGCAAGCATGATTCAATTTGGAGGAGAAATAGTGAACACTAGATCAATGGGATCCCACACATCAACACAAATGGGAAGCGGGCATTTTGCAGACGAAGGATTCCGAAAAGCATCCTATTTCAGGAATTTGCAAGTTGTTGATTGGGATAATAACTTGATCCCTTTATCCAATCTTCATCTTTTGGCCGATCATCCCAATTGCTACAACATAAAAGCCGGGAAAAATAGCGTTTGGGGCAATTATTTTTACTACGGAGGCCCCGGAAGAAACTCCAGGTgtccataa